Part of the Pseudomonas abietaniphila genome is shown below.
TCAGGCGAAACCGGAGCACCACGATAGGCGGCAGCGCCATGCTGTCCGGGCGCAATTGCACCGGTTGCCATCCAGCTCGCTCACTCCAGACCTGCCAGCCCGAGCTGTCTCGACGCAAGCCGGTATAGGCGCGCTCATCACTCAGCAAAATCGATCGATGCAGACAATGCAGGCCATGCAGCACGCACAGCAGCACGCCGACCGTCTTGGCCCACAAAGGAATATCAAGCAGGAAAACCGCGATCAGCGCCAACAGCTGGGCGCCGAGGTATGCCGTCAACAGGGCCCGAGAGCGCTGCCAACGGCATTCGAAACGATCATTTCGGCTGGACACGGTCCAGGATCATTCTAACCATGCGCTGCAGTTCGGGGTCTTCGGACTCACCGCGCTGCATGAACCAGCCAAACATGTCCTGATCTTCGCAGGTCAGCAGACGCACATAGAGTGCGCGGTCCACGTCGTTGAGCGAGGGATAGACCTCTCTGACAAACGGCACCAGCAACACATCCAGCTCGAGCATGCCGCGGCGGCTATGCCAAAAGAGGCGATTGAGTTCAACATCTTCGACCATGGGGGCGCTCCTCAAATTTGCCGGCGAGTATACAGGGCCGTGCTGTTGGGGCGTACCCGCAGTTAGTCGCAGGTTTTTGCAAGGGTGTTTCACCCGACTTGCATATACCCATTAGCGAGACACAGCACTATGATGGTGCCCCAGACTTCTACCCACGCGATGACTCATGGCCGATTCAGCTTTTTTCTGCCCACTCTCCCACGAAGGTGTACTGGCCGTTCGCGGCGTAGACGCCAGCAAATTCCTTCAAGGCCAACTGACCTGCAACCTGGATTACCTGAGCGACGCCAAAGCCACGCTCGGTGCCCGCTGCACCCAGAAAGGCCGCATGCAGTCCAGCTTCCGCATCCTGCTGGAAGGCGACGGCGTGCTGCTGGCGATGGCCAGTGAACTGATCGACGCCCAGTTGCTGGACCTGAAAAAATACGCGGTGTTCTCCAAATCCAGGCTGACCGACGAAAGCGCGTCATGGGTGCGTTTTGGCCTGAACGACGGTGACGGTGCGCTGGTCAGCCTCGGTCTCGACCTGCCACACGAGACCGATTCGGTCGTACGTGCCAACGATCTGATCGCGATTCGCGTTTCCCCGGCTCGCGCAGAAGTGTGGGTTCGCGCCGATCAGGCGGAAGAAATCCGCACCCGCCTGGCGGCACAATTGCCGGAAGGCACGCTGAACGACTGGTTGCTGGGCCAGATTCGTGCCGGCATTGGTCAGGTCTTCGGCCCGACCCGCGAAGAGTTCATCCCGCAGATGATCAACCTGCAAGCCGTCGGCGGCGTCAGCTTCAAGAAAGGCTGTTACACCGGGCAGGAAATCGTCGCGCGGATGCAATACCTGGGCAAACTCAAACGTCGCCTGTATCGCCTGACACTGGACGGCAGCAATGTGCCCGAGCCGGGAGTCGAACTGTTTTCGCCGGTCCACGCCAGTTCGGCGGGCAACGTGGTGATCGCTGCGCGTGCTGGCGGCCATGTCGAGGTGTTAGCGGTTCTGCAGGCCGACGCCGTTGAAGACGGCAATATTCGTCTTGGCGCTCCGGAGGGTCAGGCCTTGCAGTTGACCGAACTGCCTTACACGCTGGATGCCAAGCTTGAAA
Proteins encoded:
- a CDS encoding protein YgfX, whose amino-acid sequence is MSSRNDRFECRWQRSRALLTAYLGAQLLALIAVFLLDIPLWAKTVGVLLCVLHGLHCLHRSILLSDERAYTGLRRDSSGWQVWSERAGWQPVQLRPDSMALPPIVVLRFRLMTGHWLARRWVRSICIPADAMAPDLHRHLRLRLKFSRNRWAAPE
- a CDS encoding succinate dehydrogenase assembly factor 2; the encoded protein is MVEDVELNRLFWHSRRGMLELDVLLVPFVREVYPSLNDVDRALYVRLLTCEDQDMFGWFMQRGESEDPELQRMVRMILDRVQPK
- a CDS encoding YgfZ/GcvT domain-containing protein, whose amino-acid sequence is MADSAFFCPLSHEGVLAVRGVDASKFLQGQLTCNLDYLSDAKATLGARCTQKGRMQSSFRILLEGDGVLLAMASELIDAQLLDLKKYAVFSKSRLTDESASWVRFGLNDGDGALVSLGLDLPHETDSVVRANDLIAIRVSPARAEVWVRADQAEEIRTRLAAQLPEGTLNDWLLGQIRAGIGQVFGPTREEFIPQMINLQAVGGVSFKKGCYTGQEIVARMQYLGKLKRRLYRLTLDGSNVPEPGVELFSPVHASSAGNVVIAARAGGHVEVLAVLQADAVEDGNIRLGAPEGQALQLTELPYTLDAKLETQR